GTGGTATTGCAAGGGCTAGAAGTGTTGCTAAGAGTTTTGATTTGGATATTGTTATTGTTGATAAACGCCGTGAAAGGGCAAATGAAAGCGAGGTTATGAATATCATCGGCAATGTCAAGGATAAAGATGTCATTTTAGTTGATGATATTATCGATACAGCAGGAACGATCACTAAGGCTGCAGAAGTTTTTAAGGAAAAAGGTGCAAAATCCGTCATGGCATGTTGCACGCACGCTGTTTTGAGCGGACCAGCTTATGAGAGAATTTCAAGTGGTGCCTTAGATGAACTTGTGGTTACTGATACTATCCCACTTAAACAAGAGCATTCAAAGATCAAGGTTTTAAGTGTAGCACCTATTTTTGGCGAGGTTATACGCAGGGTTTATCACAATGAAAGCGTAAATTCGCTTTTTATTTAAGAAGTTTTATCCCTGCTAGCTTGGCAGGGAATTATACAAATTTAAAGGCTTAAATTTTCCAAAACTATCTTTTTGCCATTTTCATCAAGGCTCACGAAGACTGATTTTGCACTAACTAATTTTTCATGCAAAATAAAACCTTCTTTTTGTAGTCTCTTGATGTCAATTTTCAAATCAATGCTGATTGATGTTCTTCCTGTTTTGGCTATATTGGCATAGCAAAGTATTAGATCCCCAACTAATATAGGCTTATGAAAACAAATTTCATCAAAGGACACGGTTACACTTCTTTTTTGCGTGAATTCTTTTACGGCTATACCTGCTGCTAGATCAAGTTGAGAAAGTATCCAGCCCGTTTTCATAATCCCGTAAGAATCAGCATCGCAAGCCATAGCTATCGTTTTAACTTGAGGACACTGCATTAAATAAATCCGTGAATTTTTTTAAGCTCAGGATCAATAGCCTTTTTCTTTCCATCTTTCGTAACACTTACAAAAGTTACTGTAGCTGAGGTTACAGGGACACAAAGCGTAAAGCCTTCTTTGTTGACACGATCAGCTATAACCTCTACTCTTATCGTCATTGAGGTATTGCCAACGGCTATGATTTTAGCATAACAGCATACGATATCGCCAACATAAACAGGTTCTTTAAAAACAACCTTATCCATACTCACGGTTACAGCTCTTTCAGGTGCAAGTTCCCTAGCTGCGATGCTTGCAGCTAAATCCACCTGAGACATGATCCAACCTCCAAAGATATTGCCTGCAGGATTTGTATCACTTGGCATAGCGACTATTTTAAGTTTTGCTTCACCCATATCTTTTATAGCTATTTGCTGTATGTTTTCTTGCATTATTACTCCTTATTTTGAAAAAAGTATTATAATAAAAATTCTATAACAAATAAGGATAAAAAATGAATAATTTTAAAGAACTTGCCAAGCTTGTCAAAAAACGCAAAGAAAAGATTAATGCTTTATATGAAAGTAGCCTAAAAACACAAAATTTAAGCGGAGAACTCCTCGAAGCTCTTCATCTTTGCGAGTTAAAACCCAGCAAAACTTTAATTTTAGCTATTTTACGCCGTTTTGTGGATATGAAAGAAGAAAATTTAGTGGAAGAATTTAAAAAAAATCATTTCTCAAAAGAAAAAATTATAAGTTTAAAGCACCAAATTTATGATCTTGTGTGCAAGTTTTATACTAAAGAACATGAGGCTTTGATCGCCCAAATACAAGATGAAAAGCTTGTTGATGATTTTTATCTTGCTTTGATACAAGGAGTGCATGAAATAGGGCTTGTGATGAATGATTTTCAAAAGGTTTGGACAAAACAGATCATCGAAACTAATAATGAAATTCTAGCAACCCAATTTCAAAGTCTTGATGAGGCTTTAGCTTTTTTGAAAAAGCAAAATTTATATCAAAAGGATAGAAACAACGAGCCTTGCGAAAGATGTTATGCAGCCTTAGTTAGGATAGGGCAGATGTGGAAAATTTCTCCTTATGCACAAATTTTTGAAAACGAAATTCTGCGTTTAGAATACGCTTTTGATGTGATGATACAAAGGCTTCAAAATTTAGCAAAGCAAGAAGATGAATACGCTTATATAACCTATCTTGAAAAATTAAAACTTGCTTTTTGTCAAAAGGATAATGATGAAGTGATACGATCTTGGCAAGAAGCTGAACTTGCTTGGATGAGCGTAAGATCGCCTTTGCAAATCGGACACCCTTTGGAGTATTATGAGGATAATTATACGCATGCAGTCGCTCTTGAATGGGACATTAGACTTGCTGATGAGAGTGATTTTGATGCTAAAGAATTTAACACACAAATCAAAGAAAGCTTTAACAAGCTTTATAACAATACAAATTTACAAGATGAAAATTTACAAACTGAGGTCATGTCAAACCTTGAAAAAACACAGCTTTATATCTGCATGCCTATGATTTATTATGGTGCTGAAATGAATGGACTTTTTTCAGCTCAGGTTGTCCCAAATGATGAATTTGTAAGTTCTAAGGCGGGTAAGAAAATTTTTGCATTTTTAAATTTTGTATATGAAAATGCAAAAACTAAGCCCTTTATGAAAATTTCAAGTCAGGTTTTTGATAAGGAATTTTTGGACTATGGGAGGGAAATTTTATTTTATAAAGAAGAAATTTGGAAAAAGGTTTATGAAGTTTCAACCATAGGTCATGAGTTTGGGCATATCTTTTTTATAGCTAAGGATAGTGAAAAAAAGATGAATGAAAGCGGAGTTTTTAAAAACATAGAAGAATTTAAGGCAACAAGTGGAGGGCTGATGAATTTCTTTTTTCATGAAAAAGAAGAGCTTAAAATGCCTGTTTTTCATGAACTCATTAAAAGAGCTGTGGGGCTTATTGCTTGGCAAAGGGTTGAGGAGGTAAAGCCTTATTATACTGAGGGCTTGATACATCTTAGCATACTTTTTAGAAGTGGAGTTTTGGAATTTGAAGGCAATCAATTAAAAGTTGATTTTTCTTTAAGATCTTATGAAAACTTTAAAGAAGAAATGATAAGAGTATATATCAAGCTTGCGAAATGCTATATGAAAAGGCTTGATGCTTGGGAGTTTTTAAAGCATTTTTGTAAATTTGAGGATCAAATTTTTCTTCCTCTTGATGAAAAGTGTGAAAAATTTGTAAAATATTATTATGATTTACATGAACAAATGGGCAATGAAATCGATGAAAGTGGAGAATTTGAAAAATATAAGGCTAAAATTGCATAAATTTTTCGACAAAATGCAATAAAATAGCCATTTTTTACAAAAAATTATGAAAAAAAGCCTAAATTCTCTTGCTAAGTCTTTTAAAATGTGCTAGAATTAGGAACTTTAATTTTAGAAAAGGAGCTTTTATGACTAAAGCAGATTTCATTTCAAAAGTTGCTCAATCTTCTGGGCTAACAAAAAAAGATGCTACTGCAGCAACTGATGCGGTTATTGCTACAATTACTGAGGTTTTAACTAAGGGTGATACAATCAGCTTCATCGGTTTTGGAACATTTTCAACAGCAAAAAGAGCTGCTAGAACAGCTAGAGTACCAAGTACAGGAAAAACTATCGAAGTTCCAGCTACTAAGGTTGCTAAATTTAAAGTAGGTAAAAACCTTAAAGAAGCTGTTGCTGGCGTTAAAGCTAAAAAGAAAAAATAATTTTTTAGGCTAGATTTTCTAGCCTCCCTTTCACTTTCTCCTTACTTATTCTCAATTTTATCCTAATTTTATCTCTTTTAAAGTTTAAGATTGTAAAATTTATGCACAAAAATCTTAAATAAGGAGCTTTCATGAAAGTTTATGATAATGTTACCGAACTTATCGGTAGGACACCTTTAGTGGCTTTAAAAGGTTTTGGTGAAAATTTATATGGCAAATGCGAGTTTTTAAATCCTAGCCATTCTATCAAAGATAGGGCTGCTTTTGCTATGCTTAAAAGAGCATTAGATGAGGGTAAGATTAATAAAGACACGACCATTATAGAATGCACAAGTGGAAATATGGGTATATCTTTAGCTATGATAGTTGCGGCTTTGGGATTAAAGCTTATTATTACTATGCCTGAGTCTATGAGTATAGAAAGACGAAAAATGATGATACTTTTTGGTGCAAAGCTTGAACTTACTCCAGCAAGTGAGGGTATGAAAGGAGCTTATGATAAGGCTTTAGCGCTTCAAAAAGAAATTCCAAATTCTTTTATTCCGGCTCAGTTTGAAAACGAAGCAAATAAAAATACGCACAGAGAAAATACAGCTATGGAAATTT
This genomic interval from Campylobacter sp. MIT 99-7217 contains the following:
- a CDS encoding acyl-CoA thioesterase → MKDMGEAKLKIVAMPSDTNPAGNIFGGWIMSQVDLAASIAARELAPERAVTVSMDKVVFKEPVYVGDIVCCYAKIIAVGNTSMTIRVEVIADRVNKEGFTLCVPVTSATVTFVSVTKDGKKKAIDPELKKIHGFI
- a CDS encoding HU family DNA-binding protein, whose product is MTKADFISKVAQSSGLTKKDATAATDAVIATITEVLTKGDTISFIGFGTFSTAKRAARTARVPSTGKTIEVPATKVAKFKVGKNLKEAVAGVKAKKKK
- the cysK gene encoding cysteine synthase A, whose product is MKVYDNVTELIGRTPLVALKGFGENLYGKCEFLNPSHSIKDRAAFAMLKRALDEGKINKDTTIIECTSGNMGISLAMIVAALGLKLIITMPESMSIERRKMMILFGAKLELTPASEGMKGAYDKALALQKEIPNSFIPAQFENEANKNTHRENTAMEILNDLDGKIDIFVAGFGTGGTISGVGEVLKEKLKDKIKVIGIEPVSSPLLSEGKAGPHKIQGIGANFIPAILNKGVIDEIKTISNEDAIKTAQELARKNGLMVGISSGANVFIASQLALENPNKIIVTMLNDTAERYLSTDLFNTL
- the ciaB gene encoding invasion protein CiaB — translated: MNNFKELAKLVKKRKEKINALYESSLKTQNLSGELLEALHLCELKPSKTLILAILRRFVDMKEENLVEEFKKNHFSKEKIISLKHQIYDLVCKFYTKEHEALIAQIQDEKLVDDFYLALIQGVHEIGLVMNDFQKVWTKQIIETNNEILATQFQSLDEALAFLKKQNLYQKDRNNEPCERCYAALVRIGQMWKISPYAQIFENEILRLEYAFDVMIQRLQNLAKQEDEYAYITYLEKLKLAFCQKDNDEVIRSWQEAELAWMSVRSPLQIGHPLEYYEDNYTHAVALEWDIRLADESDFDAKEFNTQIKESFNKLYNNTNLQDENLQTEVMSNLEKTQLYICMPMIYYGAEMNGLFSAQVVPNDEFVSSKAGKKIFAFLNFVYENAKTKPFMKISSQVFDKEFLDYGREILFYKEEIWKKVYEVSTIGHEFGHIFFIAKDSEKKMNESGVFKNIEEFKATSGGLMNFFFHEKEELKMPVFHELIKRAVGLIAWQRVEEVKPYYTEGLIHLSILFRSGVLEFEGNQLKVDFSLRSYENFKEEMIRVYIKLAKCYMKRLDAWEFLKHFCKFEDQIFLPLDEKCEKFVKYYYDLHEQMGNEIDESGEFEKYKAKIA
- a CDS encoding acyl-CoA thioesterase, with the translated sequence MQCPQVKTIAMACDADSYGIMKTGWILSQLDLAAGIAVKEFTQKRSVTVSFDEICFHKPILVGDLILCYANIAKTGRTSISIDLKIDIKRLQKEGFILHEKLVSAKSVFVSLDENGKKIVLENLSL